TTTGTGTCACAAATGATCTTGCCAAGCCTCTTATTAACCTTTGGTGTAATAGGAGATGGTGCCTCTTCGGGATCCTCCAACAGATCAACATCTTCTATTTGCTCAAGATTTATGGCACTTGATATTAGTGCAGTAGAAGTAGGGGGGATGCCAGAAGTCGGATTCCAATGATCGGAACCGTCACTTGTGATGTCTTCAAACATGATGCGCAAGTTCTCTTCATTGCGAAGTCCATGCTTCCTGAACTTGTAACAACCTGGAATGTCCTGTAAATATACAAACAAGACAACATTTGTCAACAACAAGTAATATGAAGAAAGATATGATATGCACAACATGAGGATGAAAACTCACTATCTTTGCCTTCTTCCACCACTCAGCATCTTGTTTCACAGTGTTGCGCTCTGTGTCCCATCCCGCTCCTGTCTCCTTCAACTTAAGTTTCTTGAATACACCATATTCACCTCTTAGTTTGTCCCATTTGTTCTTCAATTGATCATTTGTGTACTCCAACCCTGTTCTTATTTTGAATTGCCTCACCACCTCATCATATGCATTGGAGGTCAAGTGAGTATTTGGCCTATTTCCAGCTCTCACTTGCTGGACAAACAACTCGGTGATAATCCGAGTGTTCTCAATAGTCCATTCGGCAACCATTTTCAACAACTCTATATAAAAGTCCATGTCACTTTGTGTGTGCTAATAAAATTCTATGCTCTCATATATATAAAGATTCATGTCATAAAAACAACTGTATGCTCTCATTTATAAACATATTCAGAGACTATTTCATCTATAAATCTGTACGTATGTATATGGAATATCTCATTTATAAACATATACAGAGTCTATTACATCTATAATTCTGTACAGGGACTATTTCACTTATAAATCTAAAAATCATAGCTCCCATCTATAAATCTGAACCAAATGATAGCTTTCGTCTACAAATATGTATGCTCACATTCAGAAAAGTTCATCTTATTTACAAAAGATTGTGCATCTGGACATCCAAAAATCTGGACCAAATGGCCTGTAACTCAATGTAAAATAAATTGAATGGAGAGTGGTGAGGTTGCACATCTGCACGAGCTCACCTTGAGCTTCTcgagcggcgacggcggggcagaGGAGCAGCGTCGCCGACGACGGGGGTGCCGGCTGCTGTCAGGTGGGGGCGGAATGGGGCGAGCTTGAAGGAGTCGCGAGCGTCACGAAGAAGGGCTGCTCGAGGACACGACCTTCTTTGGGGTGGGGTCGAGGTTGCCGGACGAAGTTGACCGGTGAGGATGCGGTGGCGGGATGTCTGGCGGCTAGGGTTGGACTAGCCGGTGGGGATACGGCAGGAGGAGAATGGGGATCGAGATGTATCGAGACTTCTCCAGCCTATCTATCGAACAGGTATGTCACTTGGCGGTGGCACATCCTCGTAATAAAAGTGAACTCCAGCTTTTGCGTTTTCTGGGATCTCCAAACGAGCAGCTCCCGGTTTTTGCACGTAGCCAGGCCACACATCCCAGAAGCTAGCTTCTTGGAGCCAGGGTGTTCGGGCCAGCTCCGCTCCTGGATTCAGGGAAGCTGGGAGTTGGGGAGCTGCCGAACAGGCCCTAAActtttagcctcactcactccactcacatgtgtgcatgaatgggccaagagaattttagaattttagttgggctttgggccaaaaacccactagcaaattccaacacaCATCACCAACTGCCAGCTCGCTTATCCACTGTCTTTTGTTTATATAAGAACAACAACGCAGCCACGCGTACGGGCGTGCGCGGGGGCACGCCGCGCCTC
Above is a window of Triticum aestivum cultivar Chinese Spring chromosome 6B, IWGSC CS RefSeq v2.1, whole genome shotgun sequence DNA encoding:
- the LOC123134786 gene encoding L10-interacting MYB domain-containing protein-like, producing the protein MVAEWTIENTRIITELFVQQVRAGNRPNTHLTSNAYDEVVRQFKIRTGLEYTNDQLKNKWDKLRGEYGVFKKLKLKETGAGWDTERNTVKQDAEWWKKAKIDIPGCYKFRKHGLRNEENLRIMFEDITSDGSDHWNPTSGIPPTSTALISSAINLEQIEDVDLLEDPEEAPSPITPKVNKRLGKIICDTNKKPKTAQVMQEQITMIGDICKESHSSFQSFFKHDDTTSVASVMKEAIACGAIEGSDEHFIASELFIKREQREMFLSMSVHTRLGWLKRKFNVKYGN